The segment AAAGGCAGAAACCACAACCTGTTTCAATTTCTACTGGGTCCGACGGGTTGAGCTTGGCCAGGTTATCCAGTTCGGCGTGCTGGTCAGGTGAGGGCATGGGTTGACTGACGCGGCTCTTAGGAAAGCTCATCAATTCACCGTTGTTCGTGAACGGGGTAACCGACGCTACCTGAGGATCGCTGTAAGCTACCTGACGCAGGCGGTCGATCCAGTCTCCGTGAACGCGGGTATCAGCGTTCAGCCAAATCACGTCTTTGCCCAAACTCATAGCCATGGCTCTATTCATGCTACGAATGAAGCCCAGGTTGGAAGGGTTCTGTACAAGGGTGATCTTGCTCTTGCCTGCCAGCACTTTGAGCGCTTTGCGCAAGGCGGGGAGTGGCGTGGCGTCCTCGATGACTACAAGACGATGAGGCGTGCGGTTATGCCTGCGAGATTCGATGGCGCTGTTTATGCACGCCAGCGTCTCATCCAGGCCGTTATAGACCGGAATGAGCACATCGACCGGACCGCTTTTGGTTTGGCCCGCAAGTGGGCAAGGTGGTACCCAAACCGGGAGGGTGTGTAGGGGGCTACCTTGCAATAAGCCGCCCGTACTAAAACCCACGGCAACTGCAGCGCAAGCTTTGGGCAGTTTGGCGCGAATGCCCCCATGGCTGGACGAAATACCAGCGGCTTTTAGCAGTGGATCGGGACGGCCAGCCGATGCGTTTACTACATGCCCGTTGAACTCGAACTGAACGGTGCATGGCTCGGCAAGGTTCTTCAAGTCGATTGCCCAACCTTGTATCTCTTGGGCATCTCGATCAAGCCGAACGACACCCACCGCACCTGCGTGCTGAGTTTTTGCAGCCAGCAATCTGAGTACTAAGTTGAGCTCTTGGGGCGAAGTGATTTCAGGCAGTTGAGCAAGAATCAGGCGCTCTAGCTGTTTGGGGGTATCGGATTGGCTGCGCGAAAGCCACAGTACTTGCCGTAGCCCTGCGTCATGAGGATGCTTTTGCCAGGCGGCGGCCAAGTAGCGGGTAGCCAGTTGTGGCTGTGCCAGATCCAGCAGACACCGCCCTAGCAGCGCATGCAGATCTGTTCGCTTTGGCAGGGCTTTGACCGCATTACTAAAAAAAATGAAGGCAAGCTTTGGATGCTTTGGCAGTGCCTCGATACCCTTCCAGATAAGTGCCTCTGGACGATACTCGGGGACCTTGAGGGCCTGTTCCAACGCTGAAGCTGCGCTGGCGTGCTCTTCTGCCTGGCGATGCCGATGAAAAATGTCCATGAGCGTTTCTCGCCCATGGTCGAGTTGTCTGGACATAAGCTTGGCTTGGCTACAAAAAATAAAAAGAAGGGCGACTCGAAAGCCGCCCCCTTTGGCATACGCCCGGCCTTGCGGCCGGGTGTACGTTTCGCTACGACAGGGCTAGTTACACCTGGCCGTGCAGTACAACGACGTTGTCGATGTGTGCAGCAGCTTCTGGCGAACCAACGATGCCCAGGGCAACGTCTGCTTGCGAAGCACCAGCTTCCAGCTGAGCAGCCCAGGCAGCTTTACCAGCGTCGTCGGCGTCGCGGCCCAGTGCGGACTGGTACAGCGAGTCGATGAAGTCACCGTTAGCTTTGTTAGCAGCTTCTTCCGAACCTACGATGCCTTTGGCAACATCGGCGCGGCTGGTGCCGTTGAACAGCTGGGATACCCAGGCGTCCAGGCCAGCTTCGTCGGCGTCGCGGCCCAGGGCAGCGGTGTACAGGTCACGTACGAAGTCGCCGTTCGACTGGTCACGGTCTTGTGCTTCTTCCGAAACAGCGATCGCGCCAGCGACGTCAGCCAGAGTGCCACCGTTGGCCAGCAGAGCTGCCCAAGCGTCAGCGCCGCCCTGGTCTGCATCGCGACCCAGCAGGGTGTTGTACAGGTCGTTGATGTCAGCGGCATTGTTGGCGCCAGCGAACTCTTGCGAGTTCAGGAAGGCGTTGGCAATGTCGGTCAGCGAAGTGCCGTTGTTGACAGCTTCAACGAACGACTTGGCGCCGTTCACGTCAGCGTCGCGACCCAGGATGCCTTCGTACATGCGCAGGGCAAGGGCTTCGGCATCGTTGTGCGCCAGGGCGATGGATTGCTCTGCGCCGTCAGCGTCAACGAACTTCAGGAACTCAGCGTCTTTGATCGCGGCAGTTTGGTTGCCGGTCAGGTTGACGTTGAAGTTGTTGCCAACGGTCAGTTCGTAGTCATCACGAGTACCGTCCAGCTGGACCACGTCGTAGCCAGCACCGGCGTTGACGATGTCAGCGTGGTCGCTGCCGCTCAGGATGATGGTGTCATCGCCCGAACCGGTGGTGACGTTGTTGTTGCCGTTGCCAGCGATTACAACGTTGTTGCCGTTGCCGGTCACGATGGTGTCGTTGCCGTCACCGCCGTCGATCAGGGTGTTCTGGTCGCCTTTAACGGTGATTACGTCGTCGCCGTTACCGGTAGCAACTACCAGTTGGATACCCGAGGTATCAACAGCAGGGGCTACGGCAGCTGCCAGAGTTTGTACGTCGCCAGCCGCGGCAGCTTGACCTTGCAGGTCAACAACCAGGTTAGCGTCGCTCTGCAGCACGTAAGCGCTTACGCCAGCGGCTTCGGCAGCAGCCAGGTCGACAACAACTTGGTCGCCTTGCTCGCCTTCGACTTCGCCAATAACGATGTCAGCTTGGCCGGAAGTTGGCAGCTGAACGGCGTTGCCTTCGATGCCAGCGATGTTGACGTCTTGGACGTTGTTCAGGTTCAACAGGCTGCTGATGGCAGCGATGGTGTTCTCGGACAGGTTGGCGCTATCGGCGTTCAGGGTGTCTTGCAGAGCGCTGCTCGACTGAGGGCTATCGTATTGCATGATGTATTCCTGTTACTTCAGGCCATGTGGCCCGCTGCAATAGTATTCTGCTGTGACGCAGAGTTTTCCCACGGAGACTTAAGGCGGGCAGCGTTCATCTTCGTTACGGGTGTTAGGGCGAGGTGCAAGGCCACCAACGGCTCGTTGCCGGTGGGGCCGTGCATCATCTGATTCGCGACCAGGCGTTGTGGTTCCGTATTTTTGAAAACAACAAGGCCGGTTAATTCGTAATGCTTGCGCAGGGGGCCTACCAGGCTGAAACCAACACAAATCAGCGGCAGCCCCTGGCCACGGGCACCGACTGTGGTGCCTGTCGAGACGTTGCGGCATGGGCCGGAGCCGGCCACCATGCAGGTATAAAGAAGGTCGACACCCACTGGCTTTTCAGCCCAGTCGATGGAAAATGAGTCGATGAACTCTTCAGTACCAGGCTCGCCAACCCAACCTTCGCTGGACACGACTTCGCCGCTTTGGCTCAGGTGAGCAGTCAGGGTGATGGGCAGTGGCTGCGTACTGGCGGCGATAGCCTGGGACGGGTCTGTGCTGGCCACAACGGCGAAGGTGCGCATGATGGCAGGGGAGGTGTCGATTCTGTCGATTCGCAGGTCCACGGGTTCGATCACTTCGTCGAACATGTGGTACTCAGTGATCAGCACTGTTGTTACACCGCCTTTGACACGCGCAACAATAGTGTCACCGAGCTTTGTTAGCATGTTTTTGCTGACACCCTCGGCGGGGAAGAAGTCGATGGAGCCTTTACCCAGCGGCGCTTGTTGCAACGCAATGCAGACAGGTTTGTCTGCCGGAGGCTGTGAGGCGTACCTGAAGATATACATCCCTGGTTCGAGCAGGGTGACCCGTGAGCTGATTTTCAGGCCGTCAAGGGTCTGCGAAGGCATAGACATGGCGTTGTTAAGCTCCTTTTAAGCAATAACACTGGTAGCTAACGTGCTCAAACCCGTGCATACACTGAACGGCCATTGAAGGCTCCTTGCGAGTGGCGAAGATGCCGCCGGAGGGGGAAGATGTCAACCAAGAAATCTAAAAAAAAATTCATATCGGTAGGGAACTTAGGTCTAAGGGCAGCGATCTTTCTACGTTTTTTTTTGATAACCGAGCATCAGCGTAGGATGATCTGCAGGCTGATAAATTCTTTTAAAATCATGATCTTGTGATTTTAAGGCTTGGTTCAAGCTCAATCTGATGGTTTTATGGCGTCTGGTTTTTGTCAGCATGGCAGTGCCTGCCGTTGGTCAGTGAGACCGCCAAAGCAAGTGTCTGTTTCCACTCCAGATCAAACATTTCATGAAAACCCACTGTTCATCGCTGAACAAAGCGGTCCAGGAGTAATCTGACACGCTGCCCTCTTTGGCGGGTGTTACACTGCCCGCCGCTTTCGCCACTCTTCAGTACGGACACCATGAGTTATCAATCCGACAACAATCTGCAAGCCGCCCTCAGAGCCTGCAAAAGCAGCTTCCTTTCGGTAGGGTTTTTCAGCTTCT is part of the Pseudomonas parafulva genome and harbors:
- a CDS encoding glycosyltransferase family 2 protein codes for the protein MDIFHRHRQAEEHASAASALEQALKVPEYRPEALIWKGIEALPKHPKLAFIFFSNAVKALPKRTDLHALLGRCLLDLAQPQLATRYLAAAWQKHPHDAGLRQVLWLSRSQSDTPKQLERLILAQLPEITSPQELNLVLRLLAAKTQHAGAVGVVRLDRDAQEIQGWAIDLKNLAEPCTVQFEFNGHVVNASAGRPDPLLKAAGISSSHGGIRAKLPKACAAVAVGFSTGGLLQGSPLHTLPVWVPPCPLAGQTKSGPVDVLIPVYNGLDETLACINSAIESRRHNRTPHRLVVIEDATPLPALRKALKVLAGKSKITLVQNPSNLGFIRSMNRAMAMSLGKDVIWLNADTRVHGDWIDRLRQVAYSDPQVASVTPFTNNGELMSFPKSRVSQPMPSPDQHAELDNLAKLNPSDPVEIETGCGFCLYIKRDAIDQVGYLDEVELSRGYGEETDWCLRARSLGWKHMGAPNVFVAHQGGVSFGEEKNLRVAYNNAILRKRYPDAESRYETFCRRDPIKPARQTLQRARLTHWLDQHRGEPSYPRSELHIHDGSRPETPFSLTWHHEGLRNWVTLHAEVLPLEISLDYAPEELPHLIEDLRALPLRGLVFERLANAPLFIWDLPSQLSLSYRIVCRDDALLSKEACNDRMEFAASAERIELPSAESVDRHTAVLHGANLALIEAPLLPATHEVTSTGTWLIGDDLSDSQVARQWLEIAQRATREKLPVQFLIEAKQPWSKQLLATGAVYALPDLTMLSMAENVAMSGCGAILSLHACPVSGWRAVELASDLDLPLHAPYAVRENATGEFPFHSFSITEPA
- a CDS encoding DUF4214 domain-containing protein, producing the protein MQYDSPQSSSALQDTLNADSANLSENTIAAISSLLNLNNVQDVNIAGIEGNAVQLPTSGQADIVIGEVEGEQGDQVVVDLAAAEAAGVSAYVLQSDANLVVDLQGQAAAAGDVQTLAAAVAPAVDTSGIQLVVATGNGDDVITVKGDQNTLIDGGDGNDTIVTGNGNNVVIAGNGNNNVTTGSGDDTIILSGSDHADIVNAGAGYDVVQLDGTRDDYELTVGNNFNVNLTGNQTAAIKDAEFLKFVDADGAEQSIALAHNDAEALALRMYEGILGRDADVNGAKSFVEAVNNGTSLTDIANAFLNSQEFAGANNAADINDLYNTLLGRDADQGGADAWAALLANGGTLADVAGAIAVSEEAQDRDQSNGDFVRDLYTAALGRDADEAGLDAWVSQLFNGTSRADVAKGIVGSEEAANKANGDFIDSLYQSALGRDADDAGKAAWAAQLEAGASQADVALGIVGSPEAAAHIDNVVVLHGQV